One stretch of Harmonia axyridis chromosome 1, icHarAxyr1.1, whole genome shotgun sequence DNA includes these proteins:
- the LOC123685327 gene encoding homocysteine-responsive endoplasmic reticulum-resident ubiquitin-like domain member 2 protein: MESLPVTLIVKAPNQQIEDQTVKCELSWTINKLKQHLSEVYPSKPPKHEQKLIYSGQLLNDALVLKDVLRQYEGQETHTVHLVCTPKQDPTPQRRNMTTSAPTNPPQVNRTTSTSDTRPNVQNFGNMGVPWIPEGVQIDPNYAAHMAAMQHAYFQYMNQYMQLAANSYGASQLYQPNIATQHIPNLQVPQAAQQINQQNEENEPQAPPQDQQRDPEINERDWLDNFYAISRLLVLFSVVYFYSSFLRFFLVLVLGSIMYLYQVGLFRNANNNNNNNNTVPGDPGAPQEEQAPSRFTLVWTFFTTFFASLLPEVPNAV, from the exons ATGGAAAGTCTACCAGTAACTCTGATCGTCAAAGCTCCTAATCAACAAATTGAAGATCAAACAGTGAAGTGTGAGCTGTCATGGACAATAAACAAATTGAAACAACATCTTTCGGAGGTGTATCCCAGTAAACCT cccAAGCATGAGCAAAAACTTATTTACTCTGGTCAGTTACTAAACGACGCTCTGGTGCTAAAAGATGTCCTAAGGCAGTACGAAGGACAAGAAACACACACAGTCCATTTAGTTTGCACTCCTAAACAAGACCCTACTCCACAAAGAAGAAATATGACTACTTCTGCTCCAACAAATCCACCCCAGGTGAATAGAACCACAAGTACCTCTGATACAAGACCAAATGTACAAAATTTTGGAAACATGGGAGTTCCATGGATACCCGAAGGTGTACAGATAGATCCAAATTATGCTGCTCATATGGCAGCTATGCAGCATGCCTATTTTCAATATATGAATCAGTACATGCAACT TGCTGCCAATTCATATGGAGCTTCCCAATTATACCAACCCAATATAGCAACACAACACATTCCAAACTTGCAAGTACCCCAAGCAGCGCAGCAAATTAACCAACAGAATGAAGAAAATGAGCCACAAGCCCCTCCTCAAGATCAACAAAGAGATCCTGAAATTAATGAAAGAGATTGGCTGGATAATTTCTATGCTATCAGCAGGCTTTTAGTGCTTTTCAGTGTTGTCTACTTCTACTCTAGCTTTCTGAGATTTTTCCTTGTTCTTGTCTTAGGTTCAATTATGTATCTATACCAAGTAGGTCTTTTCAGGaatgcaaataataataataacaacaacaataCAGTACCTGGAGATCCGGGAGCACCCCAAGAAGAGCAAGCTCCTTCCAGATTCACATTAGTATGGACATTTTTTACGACATTTTTTGCTTCTTTGTTACCGGAAGTACCAAACGCTGTATga
- the LOC123679814 gene encoding facilitated trehalose transporter Tret1-like produces MTRQLYAQTVSVPNGHYFLVAGKPEYLGQVLASLAVSLGPLAAGLGKGYSSPAIASLQERDADAFLVNGQQASWLASLSLLGALFGAPLGGAAVRWGRRRTLIFAGAPLSLCWIITVFSVSVEVMCFAAFVSGFLVAIVQLSAQVYVSEIATPSIRGGLSALLKIAGHIGVLVAFAAGAFLDWRQLAGLISLAPAAMCVAMWKIPESPGWLVLRGRLSEAEEALRWLRGENADLRFELSVLQAHVLNKKVPVSPSSLLHSLKTPVFIACGLMFFQRFSGANAFNFYVVSVFKETFGGTNPHSAAVAVAVVQLLSSLLSGLLVDIAGRLPLLVASSVLMSFALASFGSFAYYEDVYPKTVPNLDWIPLLCVLIFTVAFTLGISPISWLLVTELFALEQRGLGAALATAFSYLCAFIGVKTFVDFQELFGLYGAFWLYAFISVCGLCFVVCCVPETKGRDLTEIDAYR; encoded by the exons ATGACGAGACAGCTGTATGCTCAGACG GTATCCGTTCCCAATGGACATTACTTCCTCGTCGCTGGAAAACCAGAATACCTTGGACAAGTCCTGGCATCGCTAGCCGTTTCACTGGGACCACTCGCTGCTGGCCTTGGTAAAGGATACAGCTCACCAGCCATAGCATCCCTTCAAGAAAGAGACGCCGATGCTTTCCTCGTCAACGGCCAGCAAGCATCCTGGCTAGCAAGTCTTTCTCTCCTAGGCGCTCTCTTTGGCGCTCCTTTAGGAGGAGCAGCAGTAAGATggggaagaagaagaacccTGATCTTCGCCGGAGCACCTTTATCGCTCTGTTGGATTATAACAGTATTTTCTGTAAGCGTGGAGGTGATGTGTTTCGCCGCCTTCGTCAGCGGTTTCCTCGTAGCCATCGTCCAACTATCTGCACAGGTATACGTAAGTGAAATAGCGACCCCTAGCATTAGAGGGGGTTTGAGTGCCCTCCTGAAGATAGCTGGGCACATTGGCGTCCTCGTAGCTTTTGCTGCAGGTGCCTTCTTGGATTGGCGACAACTCGCTGGTCTCATCTCGTTGGCACCTGCAGCTATGTGTGTTGCCATGTGGAAAATACCTGAAAGTCCAGGTTGGTTGGTGCTTCGTGGGAGGCTAAGTGAAGCTGAGGAAGCTTTAAGATGGTTAAGAGGAGAAAACGCTGATTTAAGGTTTGAATTATCTGTTTTACAAGCTCACGTATTGAACAAGAAAGTACCCGTAAGTCCAAGTTCACTTTTACACAGTCTGAAAACTCCTGTTTTCATCGCCTGTGGTCTCATGTTCTTCCAAAGGTTCTCTGGAGCCAATGCGTTCAATTTTTACGTGGTGAGTGTTTTCAAGGAGACATTCGGGGGTACGAACCCTCACTCTGCGGCAGTTGCTGTAGCCGTTGTACAATTACTTTCATCTCTTCTATCAGGCCTTCTGGTAGATATAGCTGGAAGACTTCCCCTTTTGGTAGCATCCAGCGTGTTGATGTCTTTTGCTTTAGCTTCATTTGGTTCTTTCGCGTATTATGAGGATGTTTATCCAAAAACCGTACCGAATTTAGACTGGATACCTCTACTATGTGTGTTGATATTCACAGTAGCCTTCACTTTGGGTATCAGTCCTATATCTTGGCTACTAGTAACGGAACTATTTGCGCTTGAACAGAGAGGTTTGGGTGCAGCTCTTGCTACAGCTTTCAGCTACTTATGTGCTTTTATAGGAGTTAAAACATTCGTGGATTTTCAAGAACTCTTCGGTCTTTATGGTGCCTTTTGGCTGTACGCATTTATTTCTGTTTGTGGACTCTGCTTCGTAGTTTGTTGTGTTCCAGAGACCAAAGGTAGGGATTTGACAGAAATCGATGCGTACAGATGA